In Strigops habroptila isolate Jane chromosome 7, bStrHab1.2.pri, whole genome shotgun sequence, the following are encoded in one genomic region:
- the ZAR1 gene encoding zygote arrest protein 1 isoform X2, whose protein sequence is MESYLYAAYHPYSYRYPPPKGKGGSAGGWRPRGSGYFSGYGEAAAAAEYFDNYQRAQLKAILSQVNPNLTPRLRKANTKEVGVQVNPRQDASVQCSLGPRTLLRRRPGPPAGPRPLPAERELPREQEQGSPATTSTRAVRFPRTMAVYSPMASRRLTAFLEEPGPERRPQQEKEEEAAAVEEEPAALREQREAEAAAVRESWEKPPEVDAEPLEQRPAEPLEQRPALTPEPPAAEPEGSQVEEKAAAREEAAAASEKREPAAGKTRLRFQFLEQKYGYYHCKDCNIRWESAYVWCVQGTNKVYFRQFCRTCQKSYNPYHVEDITCQVRDPQRSRALPCPGPSRPPPGRRPPPPPTELQADAVHLPGEDAPCGPQAAAPPGPLREVQREAPLLR, encoded by the exons ATGGAGAGCTACCTGTACGCTGCCTACCACCCCTACTCCTACCGCTACCCGCCGCCCAAGGGCAAGGGGGGGTCGGCGGGTGGCTGGAGACCGCGGGGCAGCGGCTACTTCTCGGGCTATGGGGAGGCGGCAGCGGCCGCCGAGTACTTCGACAACTACCAGCGGGCGCAGCTGAAGGCCATCCTGTCCCAGGTCAACCCCAACCTGACGCCGCGGCTCCGCAAGGCCAACACCAAGGAGGTGGGCGTCCAGGTCAACCCGCGGCAGGACGCGTCGGTGCAGTGCTCGCTCGGGCCCCGCACGCTGTTGCGCCGCCGCCCCGGTCCCCCCGCCGGGCCGCGACCCCTCCCGGCGGAGAGGGAGCTGCCgcgggagcaggagcagggcagccccGCCACCACCAGCACCCGCGCCGTCCGCTTCCCCCGCACCATGGCCGTCTACTCGCCCATGGCGTCCCGCAGACTCACCGCCTTCCTGGAGGAGCCGGGTCCAGAGCGGCGGccacagcaggagaaggaggaggaggcggcggccgTCGAGGAGGAGCCGGCCGCCCTGCGGGAGCAGCGAGAGGCGGAAGCGGCCGCCGTGCGGGAGAGCTGGGAGAAGCCCCCCGAGGTCGACGCCGAGCCGCTGGAGCAGCGCCCGGCCGAGCCGCTAGAGCAGCGTCCGGCTCTGACCCCGGAGCCGCCGGCGGCGGAGCCGGAGGGCAGCCAGGTGGAGGAAAAGGCGGCGGCGCGGGAAGAGGCGGCGGCCGCCTCCGAGAAGCGGGAACCGGCGGCGGGCAAGACCCGGCTGCGCTTCCAG TTCCTGGAGCAGAAGTACGGCTACTACCACTGCAAGGACTGCAACATCCGCTGGGAGAGCGCCTACGTCTGGTGCGTCCAGGGCACCAACAAG GTCTATTTCCGGCAGTTTTGCCGGACCTGCCAAAAGTCCTACAACCCGTACCATGTGGAGGACATCACCTGCCAGGTAAGGGACCCCCAGCGCAGCAGAGCACTGCCCTGCCCCGGGCCgagccgccccccgcccggccgCCGACCGCCGCCTCCTCCCACAGAGCTGCAAGCAGACGCGGTGCACCTGCCCGGTGAAGATGCGCCATGTGGACCCCAAGCGGCCGCACCGCCAGGACCTCTGCGGGAGGTGCAAAGGGAAGCGCCTCTCCTGCGATAG
- the SLC10A4 gene encoding sodium/bile acid cotransporter 4, with translation MAGSAQPPTAAGDGGPDGESLAGGGEAFADRSLSQGLSVLVGLALCVTMLGLGCAVELGQLGHQLRRPVGLLLALLGQFVAMPLLAFLLALIFALDEVAAVAVLLCGCCPGGNLSNLMSVLVDGDMNLSIIMTASSTLLALFLMPLCLWIYSRPWINTAVVQLLPLGAVSLTLGSTLLPIGLGVLIRYRHPRAADLLVKISLWSLLVTLVILFILTGTMLGPDLMAHIPASVYAIAVLMPLAGYALGYGLATVFKMPPHCRRTVSLETGCQNVQLCTAILKLTFPPELIGSMYMFPLLYALFQSAEAGLFVLVYKMYGRDSYKQDMLGEEEDTDISYKKLKEEEVADTSYGTVTTEEHNSIQMEPTQTAL, from the exons ATGGCCGGCTCCGCGCAGCCCCCGACGGCGGCGGGGGATGGCGGCCCCGACGGCGAGTCGCTGGCGGGGGGCGGCGAGGCTTTCGCGGACCGCTCCCTCAGCCAGGGCTTGAGCGTGCTGGTGGGGCTGGCGCTCTGCGTGACCATGCTGGGGTTGGGCTGCGCCgtggagctggggcagctggggcATCAGCTGCGGCGGCCCGTGGGGCTGCTGCTCGCGCTGCTGGGGCAGTTCGTGGCCATGCCGCTGCTGGCCTTTCTCCTCGCCCTCATCTTCGCCCTGGATGAAGTAGCGGCCGTAGCCGTGTTGCTGTGCGGCTGCTGTCCCGGGGGCAACCTCTCCAACCTCATGTCGGTGCTCGTCGACGGGGACATGAACCTCAG CATTATCATGACGGCCTCCTCCACACTGCTGGCCCTCTTCCTGATGCCCCTCTGCCTCTGGATCTACAGCCGCCCCTGGATCAACACGGCCGTGGTGCAGCTGCTGCCCCTGGGCGCGGTGAGCCTCACGCTGGGCAGCACCCTCCTGCCCATCGGCCTGGGGGTGCTCATCCGGTACCGGCATCCCCGCGCCGCCGACCTCCTGGTTAAG ATTTCCCTGTGGTCCCTCTTGGTGACTCTGGTGATCCTGTTCATCCTGACTGGGACAATGCTGGGCCCAGATCTGATGGCACATATCCCTGCATCTGTCTACGCCATTGCGGTGCTGATGCCCCTAGCAGGGTACGCCTTGGGATATGGCTTAGCCACAGTCTTTAAAATGCCCCCACACTGCAGGAGAACAGTGTCTTTGGAAACAGGGTGCCAAAACGTCCAGCTCTGCACCGCCATCCTGAAACTCACCTTCCCCCCGGAGCTCATCGGGAGCATGTACATGTTTCCCTTGCTTTATGCGCTTTTTCAGTCGGCAGAAGCGGGACTCTTTGTGCTGGTATACAAGATGTATGGGAGAGACAGCTACAAACAAGATATGCTCGGTGAGGAGGAAGACACAGATATTTCCTACAAGAAActgaaggaagaggaggtggcCGATACTTCATATGGCACAGTGACCACGGAGGAGCACAACTCCATTCAAATGGAGCCGACACAGACAGCGCTTTAG
- the ZAR1 gene encoding zygote arrest protein 1 isoform X1, with protein sequence MESYLYAAYHPYSYRYPPPKGKGGSAGGWRPRGSGYFSGYGEAAAAAEYFDNYQRAQLKAILSQVNPNLTPRLRKANTKEVGVQVNPRQDASVQCSLGPRTLLRRRPGPPAGPRPLPAERELPREQEQGSPATTSTRAVRFPRTMAVYSPMASRRLTAFLEEPGPERRPQQEKEEEAAAVEEEPAALREQREAEAAAVRESWEKPPEVDAEPLEQRPAEPLEQRPALTPEPPAAEPEGSQVEEKAAAREEAAAASEKREPAAGKTRLRFQFLEQKYGYYHCKDCNIRWESAYVWCVQGTNKVYFRQFCRTCQKSYNPYHVEDITCQSCKQTRCTCPVKMRHVDPKRPHRQDLCGRCKGKRLSCDSTFSFKYII encoded by the exons ATGGAGAGCTACCTGTACGCTGCCTACCACCCCTACTCCTACCGCTACCCGCCGCCCAAGGGCAAGGGGGGGTCGGCGGGTGGCTGGAGACCGCGGGGCAGCGGCTACTTCTCGGGCTATGGGGAGGCGGCAGCGGCCGCCGAGTACTTCGACAACTACCAGCGGGCGCAGCTGAAGGCCATCCTGTCCCAGGTCAACCCCAACCTGACGCCGCGGCTCCGCAAGGCCAACACCAAGGAGGTGGGCGTCCAGGTCAACCCGCGGCAGGACGCGTCGGTGCAGTGCTCGCTCGGGCCCCGCACGCTGTTGCGCCGCCGCCCCGGTCCCCCCGCCGGGCCGCGACCCCTCCCGGCGGAGAGGGAGCTGCCgcgggagcaggagcagggcagccccGCCACCACCAGCACCCGCGCCGTCCGCTTCCCCCGCACCATGGCCGTCTACTCGCCCATGGCGTCCCGCAGACTCACCGCCTTCCTGGAGGAGCCGGGTCCAGAGCGGCGGccacagcaggagaaggaggaggaggcggcggccgTCGAGGAGGAGCCGGCCGCCCTGCGGGAGCAGCGAGAGGCGGAAGCGGCCGCCGTGCGGGAGAGCTGGGAGAAGCCCCCCGAGGTCGACGCCGAGCCGCTGGAGCAGCGCCCGGCCGAGCCGCTAGAGCAGCGTCCGGCTCTGACCCCGGAGCCGCCGGCGGCGGAGCCGGAGGGCAGCCAGGTGGAGGAAAAGGCGGCGGCGCGGGAAGAGGCGGCGGCCGCCTCCGAGAAGCGGGAACCGGCGGCGGGCAAGACCCGGCTGCGCTTCCAG TTCCTGGAGCAGAAGTACGGCTACTACCACTGCAAGGACTGCAACATCCGCTGGGAGAGCGCCTACGTCTGGTGCGTCCAGGGCACCAACAAG GTCTATTTCCGGCAGTTTTGCCGGACCTGCCAAAAGTCCTACAACCCGTACCATGTGGAGGACATCACCTGCCAG AGCTGCAAGCAGACGCGGTGCACCTGCCCGGTGAAGATGCGCCATGTGGACCCCAAGCGGCCGCACCGCCAGGACCTCTGCGGGAGGTGCAAAGGGAAGCGCCTCTCCTGCGATAGCACGTTCAGCTTCAAATACATCATCTGA